The following are encoded in a window of Nitrososphaerales archaeon genomic DNA:
- a CDS encoding 30S ribosomal protein S2: MSQFEDDEAGSADKMLYPQLSEKALLATGIRIGTPVRTKTMEQFTTQPRPDGLHMIDYVKALARIDVAGKFIAFVGAQNTVVYTSREHGTTAVEKFCELTGALPLIGRFMPGTFTNPLFPGHLDAELVLVADPMSDTQALVEAGSQGLPVIAVCDTDNVTDDIDLVIPGNNRGRKAIAAIFWLLARTTLTHAGLLAADQPMKYSIEDFETKMEEEPKAEEAE, encoded by the coding sequence ATGTCGCAGTTCGAGGACGACGAAGCCGGCTCCGCCGACAAGATGCTGTACCCGCAGCTCTCAGAGAAGGCGCTCCTCGCAACAGGCATCAGAATCGGCACTCCTGTCAGGACGAAGACCATGGAGCAGTTCACGACCCAGCCAAGGCCGGATGGGCTGCACATGATCGACTACGTCAAGGCGTTGGCCCGGATCGACGTGGCTGGCAAGTTCATCGCCTTTGTAGGCGCGCAGAACACTGTGGTCTACACGAGCAGGGAGCACGGCACGACCGCAGTCGAGAAGTTCTGCGAACTGACAGGCGCATTGCCACTGATAGGGAGGTTCATGCCAGGAACGTTCACCAACCCGCTCTTCCCCGGCCACCTCGACGCCGAGCTGGTGCTCGTGGCCGACCCCATGTCAGACACGCAGGCGTTGGTGGAGGCGGGGAGCCAAGGCTTGCCGGTGATCGCAGTATGCGACACGGACAACGTGACCGACGACATTGACCTGGTCATACCAGGGAACAACAGGGGGAGAAAGGCAATCGCAGCCATCTTCTGGCTCCTAGCCAGGACGACGCTCACTCATGCCGGGCTGCTCGCCGCGGACCAGCCGATGAAGTACTCCATCGAGGACTTCGAGACGAAGATGGAGGAAGAGCCGAAGGCAGAAGAGGCGGAATAA
- a CDS encoding 30S ribosomal protein S13 yields MSTPQEFRHLVRISGKDLDGSKKLVVALSDVKGVGDNFAASVVKKLGIDPRVRVGTLTEAQVHEVERALQNAATSALPQWYYNRRNDPETGETKQFLGSDLDFVIKGDMDKEKNVQSWRGIRHTLGLKVRGQRTRTTGRKGRTVGVRKAALQEAAKAAAAAAGKEEKK; encoded by the coding sequence ATGTCGACGCCCCAGGAATTCAGGCACCTCGTCAGGATATCAGGCAAGGACCTAGACGGGAGCAAGAAGCTGGTCGTTGCTCTCTCCGACGTCAAGGGTGTCGGCGACAACTTCGCGGCCTCTGTAGTCAAGAAGCTAGGCATCGACCCGAGGGTGAGGGTAGGGACTTTGACGGAGGCGCAGGTCCACGAGGTGGAGCGGGCGCTGCAGAACGCGGCTACTTCTGCCCTGCCGCAGTGGTACTACAACAGAAGGAACGACCCGGAGACAGGCGAGACTAAGCAGTTCCTCGGGTCAGACTTGGACTTCGTCATCAAGGGTGACATGGATAAGGAGAAGAATGTCCAGAGCTGGAGAGGGATAAGGCACACCCTGGGTCTGAAGGTGAGGGGGCAGAGGACAAGGACGACGGGTAGGAAGGGCAGGACTGTGGGAGTCAGAAAGGCTGCTCTGCAGGAAGCGGCCAAGGCGGCGGCAGCAGCAGCGGGCAAGGAAGAGAAGAAATAG
- a CDS encoding DNA-directed RNA polymerase subunit N, with protein MMIPIRCFTCGSLVGDKFVSFQSRVKEGEDPAKVLDNLGVKRYCCRRMLISSVDVIDQVLPFYSRKADSF; from the coding sequence ATGATGATTCCAATCAGGTGCTTCACGTGCGGGAGCCTCGTCGGAGACAAGTTCGTCTCTTTCCAGTCTAGGGTGAAGGAGGGCGAGGACCCGGCGAAGGTCCTCGACAACCTGGGAGTCAAGCGCTACTGCTGCCGGAGGATGCTCATCTCGTCCGTGGACGTCATCGACCAGGTCTTGCCCTTCTACAGTAGGAAGGCAGACAGCTTCTAG
- a CDS encoding 50S ribosomal protein L13, giving the protein MSSEGTVYVDATNQIAGRLASKVAKLIISGRRVVVFNAEKSLLSGSRQSVLTEWQKKLEISSRVNPIYGPIHPRRPDNILRRMVRGMVPRKKPKGAEAMKRLRVYIGVPSGVEAQKMTEFGDTAATRPIPVYVTLSELSKNLGWSG; this is encoded by the coding sequence TTGTCGAGTGAGGGGACGGTCTACGTGGACGCGACGAATCAAATCGCGGGGAGGCTCGCGTCTAAGGTGGCCAAGCTCATTATCTCCGGCAGGAGGGTGGTCGTGTTCAACGCGGAGAAGTCACTTCTGTCAGGTTCCAGGCAGTCCGTTCTGACGGAATGGCAGAAGAAGCTGGAGATCAGCAGCAGGGTCAACCCGATCTACGGCCCGATTCATCCGCGAAGGCCCGACAACATCCTCCGCAGGATGGTCAGAGGGATGGTGCCGAGGAAAAAGCCAAAGGGCGCAGAGGCGATGAAGAGGCTCAGGGTCTACATCGGCGTCCCGTCGGGAGTGGAGGCTCAGAAGATGACCGAGTTCGGCGACACCGCTGCCACAAGACCCATCCCGGTCTACGTGACGCTGTCGGAGCTTTCGAAGAACCTAGGGTGGAGCGGGTAG
- a CDS encoding 30S ribosomal protein S4, which translates to MGDPKKARKTYSRPRSPWRADQLAQELYLLGTFGLRNKRELWKAETHLSSVRKQARTLLAATEQVRLREERKLLASLYRRGLVEENAALDDILNLTVEDVLARRLQTMVFKKGMALSAPHARQLIVHGHVMVGGRTITIPGYGVSRDEEGTVKLTGVKAQVPPAQPAPMEEPTALAEAEGQKEEKPQEVEAAAPE; encoded by the coding sequence TTGGGAGACCCCAAGAAAGCACGGAAAACCTACAGCAGGCCCAGGAGCCCGTGGCGCGCAGACCAGCTCGCGCAAGAACTCTACCTCCTCGGCACCTTCGGACTTAGGAACAAGAGGGAGCTTTGGAAGGCGGAGACGCACCTCAGCTCGGTGAGGAAGCAGGCAAGGACACTTCTCGCTGCGACCGAGCAGGTGAGATTAAGGGAAGAGAGGAAACTTCTCGCAAGTCTCTACAGGCGAGGCCTGGTGGAGGAGAATGCAGCGCTGGACGACATCCTCAATCTCACGGTCGAGGACGTGCTCGCGAGGAGACTGCAGACGATGGTCTTCAAGAAGGGGATGGCGCTTTCGGCGCCCCACGCCAGGCAGCTGATAGTCCACGGCCACGTGATGGTCGGAGGTCGGACGATAACCATCCCGGGATACGGAGTCAGCAGGGACGAGGAGGGAACGGTCAAGCTCACGGGCGTCAAGGCGCAGGTTCCACCGGCCCAGCCAGCGCCGATGGAAGAGCCCACCGCATTAGCTGAAGCGGAGGGACAGAAGGAAGAAAAGCCGCAAGAGGTCGAGGCGGCCGCTCCGGAGTGA
- the amrB gene encoding AmmeMemoRadiSam system protein B gives MQVRKPAVAGSFYPAERGELEKMVRDSYVHPLGPGRLPPSPNSISGVVACVVPHAGYVYSGPVAAHSYLHVSSLRKPELIVIVAPNHYGIGSGVSAYKSGEWETPLGRMRVDEAAAEAIAKSTGIVDFDPASHLMEHSLEVQLPFLQMIYGDAVPFLPISISFQDLGTTRTLAAGVADMARGRRVVLIASSDLTHYEPEQVAREKDMALIKEIERMDEDAFYSTLQRLEITACGFGAISTVMQAAKLLGFKKGELLKYASSADTTGDKKQVVGYGSLRFV, from the coding sequence ATGCAAGTCAGAAAGCCGGCCGTGGCGGGCTCGTTCTACCCGGCCGAGAGGGGCGAGCTCGAGAAGATGGTCAGAGATTCGTACGTCCATCCGCTCGGCCCTGGGAGGCTCCCGCCCTCGCCCAACAGCATCAGCGGTGTCGTTGCCTGCGTCGTCCCGCACGCTGGCTACGTCTATTCGGGCCCTGTGGCAGCGCACAGCTACCTGCACGTGTCCTCCCTCCGCAAGCCTGAGCTGATAGTCATCGTGGCGCCCAACCACTACGGTATCGGGAGCGGAGTCTCGGCCTACAAGAGCGGTGAATGGGAGACGCCGCTGGGAAGGATGAGGGTGGACGAGGCAGCGGCCGAGGCGATTGCGAAGTCGACTGGCATCGTCGATTTCGACCCTGCGTCTCATCTGATGGAGCACTCCCTCGAGGTGCAGCTCCCCTTTCTTCAGATGATCTACGGGGACGCGGTCCCCTTCCTACCCATCTCCATCTCGTTTCAGGACCTGGGCACCACGCGGACGCTCGCGGCAGGCGTCGCGGACATGGCCAGGGGAAGGAGGGTTGTCCTCATCGCGTCCTCTGACCTGACCCACTACGAACCGGAGCAGGTTGCGAGGGAGAAGGACATGGCGCTGATCAAGGAGATCGAGCGGATGGACGAGGATGCGTTCTACTCCACACTCCAGAGGCTCGAGATAACCGCGTGCGGCTTTGGTGCAATCTCGACGGTGATGCAGGCCGCCAAGTTGCTCGGATTCAAGAAGGGAGAGCTGTTGAAGTACGCGAGCAGCGCTGATACCACAGGGGATAAAAAGCAAGTCGTAGGCTATGGGTCACTAAGATTCGTGTAG
- a CDS encoding 50S ribosomal protein L18e, protein MLERAGKEHKAAIWEKASQALRRPTSGKVEVNLGRISMLAESGEALFVPGKVLGSGLIDKKLFIGAFAFSASARKKIVAKGGSAMTVEQFLKKYPKGGGVTIVE, encoded by the coding sequence ATGCTCGAACGCGCGGGTAAGGAGCACAAGGCGGCAATTTGGGAGAAGGCGTCGCAGGCACTCAGAAGGCCCACCTCTGGCAAGGTCGAGGTGAACTTGGGGAGGATTTCAATGCTCGCGGAGAGCGGAGAGGCGCTCTTCGTACCGGGCAAAGTCCTTGGCTCTGGCCTGATCGACAAGAAGCTCTTCATCGGCGCCTTTGCATTCTCCGCTTCCGCAAGGAAGAAGATTGTTGCGAAGGGGGGCTCGGCGATGACAGTGGAACAGTTCCTGAAGAAGTATCCAAAGGGGGGAGGAGTGACAATTGTCGAGTGA
- a CDS encoding DNA-directed RNA polymerase subunit D: protein MVKVKVLEEKGNSVVLQLEGVDRSYANAVRRFCISEVPSMAIDDVVILENSSVLYDEILAHRLGMVPIKTDLERYVLPEKCDCGSPLGCNKCRVLFVLEATGKEKVSTVYSGDLVSEDREIRPVSESIPLVKLAQGQTVKLEAYARLGRGKEHAKWQPCTVAVLTDGKTEGTFNLMVESAGGLPARQIVLKAIQILEEKLKEIQVSVGGKAE, encoded by the coding sequence TTGGTTAAGGTCAAGGTCCTAGAGGAGAAAGGGAACTCCGTCGTGCTTCAGCTCGAAGGCGTGGACAGGAGCTACGCCAACGCCGTCAGGCGTTTCTGCATCTCAGAGGTCCCATCCATGGCAATCGACGACGTGGTAATCCTGGAGAACTCGTCCGTCCTCTACGACGAAATCCTGGCCCACAGGCTTGGGATGGTACCGATCAAGACGGACCTGGAGAGGTACGTGCTGCCCGAGAAGTGTGATTGCGGGAGCCCGCTCGGCTGCAACAAGTGCCGCGTACTCTTCGTCCTCGAAGCAACGGGGAAGGAGAAGGTCTCCACCGTCTACTCGGGCGACCTGGTCTCCGAGGACAGGGAGATTCGGCCTGTGAGCGAGAGCATTCCCCTGGTCAAGCTGGCCCAGGGTCAGACAGTGAAGCTCGAGGCCTACGCCCGGCTGGGAAGGGGTAAGGAGCACGCGAAGTGGCAGCCCTGCACAGTCGCGGTCCTCACCGACGGGAAGACGGAAGGGACGTTCAACCTCATGGTGGAGTCGGCAGGCGGGTTGCCGGCGAGGCAGATAGTGTTGAAGGCGATTCAGATTCTCGAGGAGAAGCTCAAGGAGATCCAGGTCTCGGTAGGGGGCAAGGCGGAATGA
- a CDS encoding isopentenyl phosphate kinase family protein, translating to MTDKSKPFSYRSDVASALAEEIASSDEKVVVVHGGGSFGHTVAKQYGLTSSSATGSSVGVPQTRNAMYELNHLVCKTMMEFKVSPYPFAPFDMLTRATKSATANWLKGLLKAGLTPVTFGDVSLLPGGFKVFSGDAIVQELARILKPDWCVFALDVDGVYEENTKVIIPELTPAKIRRMKVGRGEDATGGMRAKLEVAAKVAAGGTPVSFVSGYRRNEFSKALRGLDFYGTVVKP from the coding sequence ATCACCGACAAGTCCAAGCCCTTCTCCTACAGGTCTGACGTCGCATCAGCTCTCGCCGAGGAGATAGCCTCCTCTGACGAGAAGGTGGTTGTGGTCCACGGCGGCGGTTCCTTCGGCCACACCGTCGCGAAGCAGTACGGCCTGACGTCCTCCTCGGCCACAGGCAGCTCTGTCGGCGTCCCGCAGACAAGGAACGCGATGTATGAGCTGAACCACCTGGTCTGCAAGACGATGATGGAGTTCAAGGTCAGTCCATATCCATTCGCTCCGTTCGACATGCTCACGCGGGCGACGAAGAGCGCCACAGCCAACTGGCTGAAGGGTCTGCTGAAGGCCGGACTGACACCGGTCACCTTCGGAGACGTCTCGCTCCTCCCCGGCGGCTTCAAGGTTTTCTCAGGCGACGCAATAGTCCAGGAGCTCGCCCGGATACTGAAGCCCGACTGGTGCGTTTTCGCGCTCGACGTCGACGGAGTCTACGAAGAGAATACGAAGGTGATAATCCCAGAGCTTACCCCAGCCAAGATCAGGAGGATGAAGGTCGGGAGGGGTGAGGACGCCACGGGCGGGATGAGGGCGAAGCTCGAGGTCGCAGCAAAGGTCGCGGCAGGGGGAACACCTGTCTCCTTCGTATCGGGTTACAGAAGGAACGAGTTCTCCAAAGCCTTAAGGGGTCTTGACTTCTACGGCACAGTCGTAAAACCCTGA
- a CDS encoding polyprenyl synthetase family protein: MIDLQKEMARVKSRVDGVILKELLPRSNPIPEVDLLYKMMRDYPARTAKGLRPFLCVVACKATGGTEEDSLLTAASLEMFQHWILIHDDIEDESELRRGEPTLHMKYSKSLALNAGDALHARMWGALALNEKRLGQERTLRVMDEFSRMVNATTEGQHMELVWVHEKKWDLDESDYYEMCTRKTSWYTTASPCRLGAIVAGAKAPVLEKLLRFGLKLGVGFQIQDDVLNLVGDQSKYGKARSDDILEGKRTVMLLKLLELATSAERAKVVAIMNKPRERKSSRDVEYVVSMMRKYDTIGYASGRAKALMNEALLIADTVAWEGDKSAVQLLKAVARFTVERQW; the protein is encoded by the coding sequence TTGATTGACCTTCAGAAGGAAATGGCAAGGGTGAAGTCGAGAGTGGACGGGGTTATCTTGAAAGAGCTCCTCCCAAGGTCGAACCCGATACCCGAGGTGGACCTGCTCTACAAGATGATGCGCGACTACCCGGCGAGGACCGCCAAGGGCCTGAGACCTTTCCTATGCGTCGTCGCCTGCAAGGCGACGGGCGGCACAGAGGAGGACTCGCTCCTCACCGCCGCCTCCCTGGAGATGTTCCAGCACTGGATACTGATACACGACGACATCGAGGACGAGTCGGAGCTCCGCAGGGGGGAACCCACGCTCCACATGAAGTACTCAAAATCGCTTGCACTCAACGCGGGCGACGCACTCCACGCGAGGATGTGGGGCGCCCTCGCCCTGAACGAGAAGAGGCTGGGCCAGGAACGCACGCTGCGTGTGATGGACGAGTTCTCCAGAATGGTCAACGCGACGACCGAGGGCCAGCACATGGAGCTCGTCTGGGTGCACGAGAAGAAGTGGGACCTAGACGAGTCGGACTACTACGAGATGTGCACCCGGAAGACCTCGTGGTACACGACCGCGAGCCCCTGCAGGTTAGGAGCGATTGTAGCCGGCGCGAAAGCCCCAGTCCTTGAGAAGCTCCTCAGGTTCGGCCTCAAGCTCGGCGTCGGGTTCCAGATACAGGACGACGTGCTCAACCTCGTCGGCGACCAGTCCAAGTACGGCAAGGCGAGGTCGGACGACATCCTCGAGGGCAAGAGGACCGTAATGCTCCTGAAGCTGCTCGAACTCGCCACTAGCGCCGAGAGGGCAAAGGTCGTGGCAATAATGAACAAGCCCAGGGAGAGGAAGAGCTCAAGGGATGTAGAATACGTCGTGTCCATGATGAGGAAGTATGACACGATTGGGTACGCCAGCGGGAGGGCGAAGGCGCTGATGAACGAGGCTCTCCTGATAGCCGACACCGTGGCTTGGGAGGGGGACAAGTCGGCTGTGCAGCTGCTGAAGGCTGTCGCGAGGTTCACAGTAGAGCGACAATGGTGA
- the mvk gene encoding mevalonate kinase → MKASAEAPCKAIITGEHFVVHGAWALAAALNRKVRVDVSESARFNVRSEGFRVRRNAVLPLAAVVEAMAREFSFKPSLDIHVSSGVPDGAGLGSSASTMVALAAALSKMRSLRLGVEELVDFAMLGEKVVHGRPSGVDVNICARGGVILFKMGERPRRVSLKRPTSFIVVFSGKKRSTRALISRVSSMKERYAGLFMGLTEAASEISKLAAAKLAEGDMEGLGSLLTFNHAVLSAVGASNSYLDGLVDTLLTMGCRGAKLTGAGGGGSVIAVPPRGKEKRTVSELRARGFEAFEARMPVEGVRSWLGR, encoded by the coding sequence TTGAAGGCATCAGCCGAAGCACCCTGCAAAGCAATCATCACCGGGGAACACTTCGTCGTCCACGGCGCCTGGGCCCTCGCTGCGGCACTAAACAGGAAGGTCCGAGTCGACGTGAGCGAGTCAGCCAGGTTCAACGTGCGGTCTGAAGGGTTCAGGGTAAGGAGGAACGCTGTCCTTCCCCTGGCCGCAGTCGTCGAGGCCATGGCCCGTGAGTTCTCGTTCAAGCCCAGCCTAGACATCCACGTCAGCTCCGGAGTCCCGGACGGCGCTGGGCTCGGTTCGTCGGCATCCACGATGGTCGCGCTGGCCGCAGCACTGTCCAAGATGCGGTCCCTCAGGCTAGGGGTCGAAGAGTTGGTCGACTTCGCCATGCTCGGGGAGAAGGTGGTCCACGGCCGGCCTTCCGGTGTGGATGTCAACATCTGCGCCCGAGGCGGCGTCATCCTCTTCAAGATGGGGGAGAGACCGAGACGAGTCTCACTGAAGCGTCCAACGAGTTTCATCGTCGTCTTCTCGGGCAAGAAGAGGAGCACGCGTGCGCTGATCAGCAGAGTATCAAGCATGAAGGAGAGGTACGCTGGCCTGTTCATGGGCCTGACTGAGGCAGCGAGCGAGATCAGCAAGCTTGCGGCTGCCAAGCTGGCCGAGGGGGACATGGAGGGTCTCGGGAGCCTCCTGACCTTCAACCACGCAGTCCTCTCAGCCGTCGGGGCGTCCAACAGCTACCTCGACGGGCTCGTGGACACCCTACTCACCATGGGCTGCAGAGGGGCGAAGCTGACCGGAGCCGGGGGAGGGGGGAGCGTCATCGCAGTGCCGCCGAGGGGAAAGGAAAAAAGGACTGTATCGGAGCTCAGGGCGCGGGGTTTTGAGGCATTTGAAGCGAGGATGCCAGTCGAGGGTGTGCGCAGCTGGCTAGGACGATAG
- a CDS encoding helix-turn-helix domain-containing protein, translating to MAKERLLFDPKSADRLAKRVLASDDPDDFRPAFGRVGRKILRVLAAGPRYPADIARSLGTHHQTVYYSIKRLEKAGLITRVKSEVIRGGEANLFALSSDGYAVEFAVRGEKLPTLPSSSRSKAFGRFFREFVKDGVLDGWVVVGSPTPHGAGGTQARDGHYAVQLGFALGQFVSLPDRFPVKLDVDVKSEKLEGSNLIVVGGPRTNIISEELNPHMPVRFKQGGFWGSVEDGQGRSYTSELDCVVVKMRNPWNPERTCVVAAGLTGAGTKAAIVGVCNFADTLFQKYRSGDYACVLRGVDRDGDGKVDSIELLKQA from the coding sequence ATGGCAAAGGAGCGGCTCCTCTTCGACCCGAAGTCCGCCGACCGCTTGGCGAAGAGGGTCCTCGCCTCAGACGACCCCGACGATTTCCGTCCCGCCTTCGGGAGAGTAGGGCGGAAGATACTGCGCGTTCTAGCTGCAGGTCCGAGGTATCCCGCTGACATAGCGCGAAGCCTCGGCACGCACCACCAGACCGTCTACTACAGCATCAAAAGGCTGGAGAAGGCTGGACTAATCACGAGGGTGAAGAGTGAGGTCATCCGGGGCGGTGAGGCGAATCTGTTCGCCCTCTCCTCCGACGGCTACGCAGTCGAATTCGCGGTCAGGGGAGAGAAGCTCCCCACCCTCCCCTCCTCTTCTCGCTCCAAGGCTTTCGGCCGTTTCTTCAGGGAGTTCGTGAAAGACGGCGTGCTGGACGGTTGGGTAGTCGTCGGCTCCCCGACACCGCACGGCGCTGGCGGAACGCAGGCCAGGGACGGCCACTACGCGGTCCAGCTAGGGTTCGCCCTCGGCCAGTTCGTCTCGCTCCCCGACCGCTTCCCAGTGAAACTTGACGTGGACGTGAAGTCGGAGAAGCTCGAGGGTTCCAACCTCATCGTCGTCGGTGGCCCCAGGACGAACATCATCTCCGAGGAGTTGAACCCGCACATGCCGGTCAGGTTCAAGCAGGGAGGCTTCTGGGGCTCTGTGGAGGACGGGCAGGGGAGGAGCTACACGTCTGAGCTCGACTGCGTCGTGGTCAAGATGAGGAACCCATGGAATCCTGAGAGGACGTGCGTCGTCGCTGCAGGACTGACGGGCGCTGGCACCAAGGCCGCAATAGTGGGTGTCTGCAACTTCGCAGACACGCTTTTCCAGAAGTACAGGTCTGGAGACTACGCATGCGTGCTGCGGGGAGTCGACAGGGACGGTGACGGGAAGGTTGACTCTATCGAGCTTCTCAAGCAGGCGTAG
- a CDS encoding 30S ribosomal protein S11 — MATEEEVLKDKWAVVHIYSSYNNTIVHMTDLTGAETISFSSGGRHVKADRFESSPYAAMRSASAAADVAKSKGITAVHIKVRAVGGTGPRTPGPGAQAAIRAIARAGFKIGRIEDATPIPHDTTRKKGGRRGRRA; from the coding sequence GTGGCAACTGAAGAAGAGGTTCTCAAAGACAAGTGGGCCGTCGTACACATCTACTCAAGCTACAACAACACGATAGTGCACATGACTGACCTCACGGGCGCAGAGACGATATCTTTCTCCTCCGGCGGGAGACACGTGAAGGCAGACAGGTTCGAGTCGTCGCCTTACGCAGCCATGAGGAGCGCATCGGCTGCCGCGGACGTCGCGAAGAGCAAGGGGATCACTGCCGTTCACATCAAGGTGAGGGCCGTGGGCGGCACAGGACCCAGGACGCCGGGGCCGGGTGCGCAGGCTGCCATCAGGGCGATAGCGAGGGCAGGGTTCAAGATAGGAAGGATAGAGGACGCCACGCCCATCCCGCACGACACTACGAGGAAGAAGGGTGGAAGAAGGGGAAGGAGGGCCTAA
- a CDS encoding 30S ribosomal protein S9, translating into MPSPTAKQQAKKAPKLYSGARKTARATAAIFAGAGRIRINGRPVELWEPEVARLHLLGPVSIAGELRDKYDLDVSVAGGGFMGQADAAAMAIARAYVDQVRGSELRERLNAFNKYLLSGDPRQAEPKKFGGPGARRKRQKSYR; encoded by the coding sequence GTGCCAAGTCCTACAGCGAAGCAGCAGGCCAAGAAGGCACCAAAGCTCTACTCGGGCGCCAGGAAGACCGCGAGGGCGACTGCAGCCATCTTCGCGGGAGCGGGGAGGATCAGGATTAACGGCAGGCCGGTCGAACTCTGGGAGCCGGAAGTTGCACGGCTTCACCTTCTGGGGCCGGTGTCGATAGCGGGCGAGCTCAGGGACAAGTACGACCTAGACGTCAGCGTCGCAGGGGGCGGTTTCATGGGTCAGGCTGACGCTGCAGCCATGGCGATAGCCAGAGCCTACGTCGACCAGGTGAGGGGGAGCGAGCTGAGGGAGAGACTCAATGCATTCAATAAATACCTGCTATCGGGGGACCCGAGACAAGCTGAACCCAAGAAGTTTGGAGGCCCTGGCGCGAGGAGAAAGCGCCAGAAGAGTTATCGCTGA